AATAGTAAGCCACAAATGTAAGCCACGAATCGACACCAATGAACACGAATAAAAAAACAACTAATGCTCTCAAAGGCATTTTGTAGGGAACGCATGCCTGCCCTGAGCTGGTCCCCGATTTAATCGGGGAAGGGTGCGTTCCTTACATTTTGTTATACTCAAAACCGAAGTAACCTGGGTAATCAGATAGTATGATATGACTGCATTTTTGATTTTTCTCTTTCTTTTAATCCTCCAACGTTTATTCGAACTGGTATTAGCAAGGCGAAACGAACGCATCCTCAAGTCTATTGGCGCAATTGAATTCGACAAAGACGGATATAAAGTCATCGTGGCAATGCATGTCCTCTTTCTGATTTCACTCGTCACGGAAAAGGTGCTCTTCGAGAGAGAATTAAACGAGTTATGGTTTCTTTTTGCGATATTATTTTTGTGCGCACAGGTCCTTCGATACTGGACAATATCCAGCCTCGGAGTCTATTGGAACACAAAGGTTTTAGTCGCACCTGACCACAACATAGTTTCTAGCGGCCCGTATAAATATCTCCGACACCCTAACTACATCGCCGTAATAATAGAGATTGCGACGATACCTCTTATCTTCTCCTGCTATATAACCGCAGTGGTGTTTAGTGTAATTAACTTACTTCTGCTTAGAAGAAGAATACGGATCGAAGAGGAAGCGCTCAATCGGGTTTCATAGGTTTTATCAACGCTATCATCATCGTTATTTTTCCAAACATTGGCTATTGGTACCAATTCTGTACAGAACGCACCCTTCCCCGATTAAATCGGGGACCAGCTCAGGACGAGCCTGCTCTCCCTACAAAAACACATTTATGTAACCCATGTAATCTTATTTTGTAGCTCTATGTTACCGAACTGTGCTGATGCAAAGAAAAAACTGTACGGAACGCATGTATGCGTTCCGTACAAAACGAAATCTATGCCAACACTTAGGAACGCAGATTGCGTTCAGTACAAAATACAGAATCCACACCTACCACGCAGGAAGTGCACCCTTCGGCACCATTCAGGTCAGGCCAGTCCTCCTACAAAAACACATTGATATATCGCTTGATTTTGTGGCTGTATGTTACCGAACGGTGCTAACGCAAAATAAAAAACGCAGGGAACGCACATGTGCGTTCCGTACAAAAAACAAAAAGCATTACTTCCTATCCCCGATAACTAAACTAACCAATGTCTGTCCCGGCTTGGGTGTGGGTACGTTGTCCTCGGCGTAGACAACGAGCTCCTCCCCACCCTTCCTAGCCAGGAAGAGAGAAATTGCCTTATCTCCATACATAGACCGGAAGGCGTTATAGTCAAAGTCATCGGTCAGGTGGGTTCTTTTCACCACGGCACCGTTATCAA
The Thermodesulfobacteriota bacterium DNA segment above includes these coding regions:
- a CDS encoding isoprenylcysteine carboxylmethyltransferase family protein translates to MTAFLIFLFLLILQRLFELVLARRNERILKSIGAIEFDKDGYKVIVAMHVLFLISLVTEKVLFERELNELWFLFAILFLCAQVLRYWTISSLGVYWNTKVLVAPDHNIVSSGPYKYLRHPNYIAVIIEIATIPLIFSCYITAVVFSVINLLLLRRRIRIEEEALNRVS